A genomic region of Raphanus sativus cultivar WK10039 chromosome 6, ASM80110v3, whole genome shotgun sequence contains the following coding sequences:
- the LOC108812610 gene encoding myosin-5 isoform X3: MFLQSGMLHTDIRAMINEGKSNSILVSGESGAGKTETTKMLMRYLAFLGGRSGVEGRTVEQQVLESNPVLEAFGNAKTLRNNNSSRFGKFVEIQFDKHGRISGAAIRTYLLERSRVCQISDPERNYHCFYLLCAAPPEDIRKYKLGNPQSFHYLNQSSCYELDGVDDASEYLETRRAMDVVGISNEEQEAIFRVVAAILHLGNIDFGLGEEIDSSVIEDEQSRFHLNLAAELLMCNAQSLEDALIRRVMVTPEEIITRTLDPDNAIASRDTLAKTIYSHLFDWIVNKINTSIGQDPRSKSIIGVLDIYGFESFKCNSFEQFCINFTNEKLQQHFNQHVFKMEQEEYTKEEIDWSYIEFIDNQDVLDLIEKKPGGIISLLDEACMFPKSTHETFSNKLFQTFKSHERFSKPKLSQTDFTISHYAGEVTYQSNYFIDKNKDYIVAEHQALFTASNCSFVAGLFHALHEDSSRSSKFSSIGSRFKQQLHSLMETLNGTEPHYIRCIKPNNILKPGIFENFNVIHQLRCGGVLEAIRISCAGYPTRLAFYDFLERFGLLAPEVLDGNYDDEVACQMILDKKGLRDYQVGKTKIFLRAGQMAELDARRAEVLGNAARVIQRQFRTWIARKKFRSIRNAAIVLQSFLRGEIARTVHKKLIIEAAALRFQKNFRRYIARKSFVTNRSAAIVLQTGFKGMIARNEFRLRRQTKAAIVIQANWRGQRAYAYYIRLKKAAIITQCAWRCRLARRELRMLKLAARETGALKDAKDKLEKRVEELTWRLQLEKRLRTDLEDAKVLEVAKLQEALHTMRSQLKESTVMVLKEQEAARKAIEEASLVNKEPVVVEDTEKISYLSNEIEKLKGLLSSETHKADEAKQAYRSALVQNEELSKRLDEAGRKINQLQDSVQRFQEKVSNLESENKVLRQQSLAVSPATRALALRPKTTIIQMQRTPERFTFSNGETKQIQEPETEDRPQKSLNQKQLENQELLLKSISEDIGFSEGKPVAACLIYKCLIHWRSFEVERTNIFNRIIETIASAIEMQENDDVLCYWLSNSATLLMLLERTLKAGNVPPSRHRAMSTSLFGRVSQSFIGSPQSVGFPFMNGRAIGGGLDELRQVEAKYPALLFKQQLTAYLEKIYGVIRDRMKREIAPLLAVCIQAPRQPRSGLIKGRSHNNFEAQKALSAHWQSIVTCLNGHLRTMRANYVPSLLISKVFGQIFSFINVQLFNSLVLRRECCSFSNGEYVKTGLAELEKWCHDATEEFAGLAWDELKHIRQAVGFLVIHQKPKKSLHEITTELCPVLTVQQLYRISTMYSDDKYGTHSVSSEVMASMRQTVSEDTNKSFLLDDDSSIPFSLEDISKSMPNVEVTEIDPPPLIRQNTSFMFLLERSD; this comes from the exons ATGTTTTTGCAATCGGGGATGCTGCATACAG ATATTAGGGCGATGATTAATGAAGGGAAAAGCAATTCGATTTTGGTTAGTGGAGAAAGTGGTGCTGGTaaaacggagactacaaagaTGCTCATGAGGTATCTTGCCTTTTTGGGTGGGAGGTCTGGTGTAGAAGGAAGAACAGTTGAACAACAAGTCTTagag TCCAATCCAGTTCTCGAAGCATTTGGCAATGCAAAAACTTTACGGAACAACAATTCGAG TCGCTTTGGTAAATTTGTTGAAATCCAATTTGACAAGCATGGAAGGATATCTGGGGCAGCTATCAGGACGTATCTGCTTGAGAGGTCTCGTGTCTGCCAAATCTCAGACCCTGAGAGAAACTACCATTGCTTTTACCTTCTCTGTGCTGCTCCACCAGAG GACATAAGGAAGTACAAGCTGGGAAACCCACAATCATTCCATTATCTAAATCAGTCAAGCTGTTATGAACTGGATGGTGTTGATGATGCTAGTGAATACCTTGAAACCAGAAGAGCTATGGACGTAGTTGGAATCAGTAACGAAGAACAG GAGGCAATCTTCAGGGTGGTTGCTGCGATACTTCATCTTGGTAACATTGATTTTGGACTGGGGGAAGAGATTGATTCCTCGGTCATCGAGGATGAACAGTCAAGATTTCATCTGAACTTGGCGGCAGAGTTACTCAT GTGTAACGCCCAGAGCCTAGAAGATGCTCTTATTAGGCGAGTGATGGTTACACCTGAAGAGATTATCACGAGAACTCTTGATCCCGATAATGCAATTGCGAGTAGGGATACCCTGGCAAAGACAATATATTCTCACCTATTTGACTG GATCGTGAATAAAATCAATACTTCCATCGGGCAGGACCCAAGGTCAAAGTCGATTATTGGAGTTCTGGATATCTATGGGTTTGAAAGTTTCAAATGCAATAG TTTTGAGCAATTCTGCATCAATTTCACGAATGAAAAACTGCAGCAGCATTTTAATCAG CATGTTTTCAAGATGGAGCAGGAAGAGTACACCAAAGAAGAGATCGATTGGAGCTACATAGAATTTATTGATAACCAAGATGTTcttgatttaattgaaaaa AAACCAGGAGGAATAATTTCACTTTTAGATGAAGCCTG CATGTTTCCCAAGTCTACACATGAAACCTTCTCCAATAAGTTGTTCCAGACGTTCAAAAGTCACGAGAGATTTTCCAAACCCAAACTCTCTCAAACTGATTTTACGATATCACATTATGCAGGAGAG GTTACTTATCAATCAAACTATTTTATCGACAAGAACAAGGATTATATAGTTGCTGAACATCAAGCCTTATTTACTGCATCTAATTGCTCCTTTGTGGCGGGTTTGTTCCACGCGCTTCATGAAGACTCATCCAGGTCATCGAAATTTTCTTCCATTGGGTCACGGTTCAAG CAACAACTTCACTCGCTGATGGAAACACTGAATGGTACAGAACCTCATTACATCAGATGTATAAAGCCGAATAATATTCTCAAACCTGGTATCTTTGAGAATTTCAACGTCATTCATCAATTACGTTGTGGG GGTGTTCTTGAGGCTATTAGGATCAGTTGCGCTGGCTATCCTACCAGACTTGCCTTCTATGACTTTCTTGAACGTTTTGGTCTCCTTGCTCCAGAAGTTTTGGACGGAAA TTATGATGATGAAGTAGCTTGCCAGATGATCCTTGATAAGAAAGGTCTGAGGGACTACCAG GTTGGAAAGACGAAGATTTTCCTTCGAGCTGGTCAAATGGCTGAACTAGATGCTCGGAGAGCAGAGGTGCTTGGAAATGCTGCCAGAGTCATTCAGAGGCAATTCCGCACATGGATTGCTCGAAAGAAATTCCGTTCTATTCGAAATGCTGCAATTGTATTGCAATCCTTCCTACGAG GAGAGATTGCCCGGACAGTACACAAAAAACTGATAATAGAAGCTGCAGCGCTAAGATTCCAGAAGAATTTCCGCCGCTACATCGCCAGGAAATCTTTTgtcaccaacagatcagctgcAATCGTGTTGCAGACTGGCTTTAAGGGCATGATTGCACGTAATGAATTCAGGTTAAGAAGGCAAACAAAAGCTGCCATAGTGATTCAG GCTAATTGGCGTGGTCAGCGAGCATATGCATATTACATAAGACTTAAGAAGGCAGCAATAATCACTCAATGTGCCTGGAGATGCAGACTTGCTAGGAGAGAGCTTAGAATGCTGAAATTG GCTGCAAGAGAAACCGGTGCTCTTAAAGATGCTAAAGATAAATTGGAGAAGCGGGTGGAAGAGCTTACCTGGCGATTGCAATTGGAGAAGCGATTAAGG ACTGATTTGGAGGATGCAAAGGTGCTAGAAGTTGCAAAGCTGCAAGAGGCTTTGCACACCATGCGGTCACAGTTGAAAGAATCTACTGTAATGGTATTAAAGGAACAGGAGGCCGCTCGCAAAGCAATTGAAGAAGCAAGTTTAGTAAATAAGGAACCTGTTGTTGTTGAAGATACAGAGAAGATCAGTTATCTGAGCAACGAAATTGAGAAGCTAAAG GGACTGTTGTCATCAGAAACACATAAGGCAGATGAAGCAAAACAGGCTTATCGCAGTGCATTAGTCCAAAATGAGGAACTAAGTAAGAGACTTGACGAAGCTGGAAGAAAAATAAACCAGCTTCAAGATTCTGTTCAGAG ATTCCAAGAAAAAGTCTCTAATTTGGAGTCAGAGAATAAGGTACTCCGGCAACAGTCTCTTGCTGTCTCACCAGCTACTAGAGCTTTGGCCCTAAGACCAAAAACTACCATAATTCAG ATGCAGAGAACTCCCGAGAGATTTACTTTCTCCAAtggagaaacaaaacaaattcag GAACCTGAAACTGAGGATAGGCCCCAGAAGTCGCTTAATCAGAAACAGCTG GAAAACCAGGAGCTACTACTAAAGTCTATTTCTGAAGATATAGGATTTTCTGAAGGCAAGCCTGTTGCTGCATGCCTGATATATAAGTGTCTAATACACTGGAGATCTTTTGAAGTAGAAAGGACAAATATATTTAATCGTATAATCGAGACAATAGCATCCGCTATCGAG ATGCAGGAAAACGACGATGTACTATGCTATTGGTTATCCAATTCCGCCACACTTTTAATGTTGCTTGAACGAACTCTGAAAGCCGGTAACGTACCTCCCTCGAGACATCGGGCGATGTCTACATCTTTGTTTGGACGGGTATCTCAG AGTTTCATAGGTTCTCCACAAAGTGTTGGATTCCCATTTATGAATGGAAGGGCGATTGGTGGTGGGCTAGATGAACTACGTCAAGTGGAAGCTAAATATCCTGCTTTGCTTTTCAAGCAGCAACTCACCGCTTACCTAGAAAAGATTTATGGAGTGATCCGAGACCGTATGAAGAGAGAGATTGCGCCTCTGCTTGCTGTTTGCATTCAG GCACCAAGGCAACCACGTTCTGGTTTAATAAAAGGGCGTTCACATAATAATTTTGAGGCTCAAAAAGCGCTAAGTGCTCATTGGCAAAGCATTGTCACATGTTTAAACGGCCACTTGAGGACTATGAGGGCCAACTAT GTGCCTTCGCTGTTAATTTCTAAAGTGTTCGGGCAGATATTTTCATTTATCAATGTTCAGTTGTTTAACAG CCTTGTTTTGAGACGTGAATGCTGTTCGTTTAGCAACGGGGAGTATGTAAAAACAGGGCTTGCAGAGCTTGAAAAATGGTGCCATGATGCAACAGAGGAG TTTGCTGGTTTGGCTTGGGATGAACTTAAGCACATCAGACAAGCTGTTGGCTTCTTGGTTATACATCAGAAGCCAAAGAAAAGCTTACACGAGATAACTACTGAACTTTGTCCg GTGCTTACCGTGCAGCAACTTTACAGGATCAGTACTATGTATTCGGACGACAAATACGGAACACATAGCGTATCTTCAGAG GTGATGGCAAGCATGCGGCAGACGGTTTCAGAGGATACCAACAAGTCATTTTTACTAGACGACGATTCAAG CATCCCATTCTCGCTTGAAGACATCTCGAAATCGATGCCAAACGTAGAGGTTACGGAGATCGATCCTCCTCCATTGATTCGCCAAAACACCAGCTTCATGTTCTTGTTGGAAAGGTCAGACTGA